The nucleotide window TATCTAAATCTTGTTACGATATTTTAGGGGGGGGTTAAATTGAAAATTGTTTTTGGAGGAGTGTTATTATTAGCGGTTGCAATGGGGATTGGAAGGTTCGCTTATACACCAATGCTGCCATTCATGCAAGAAAGTTTAAATTGGACGAACAGTACTGCAGGCTACATTGCTTTAAGTAATTATGTTGGCTATTTTATAGGTGCTTTACTATGTACTTTTTCTTTTTTTCGAAATAAGCAATTAAGTATATTCATCATGATATGGATCAGTGCAATCTCGACTCTCCTATTAGGTTTTACAGAAAATATCATGCTTATTTTTATTGGGAGATTTGTTTCTGGGCTTACAAGTGCAGTCATCTTTATTTTTACCTCTCAAATTATTTTAACTTATATTCAATCCATTCAGAAAAATGGCTATGCGGGGTATTTATATAGTGGGGTCGGCTTTGGAATTGTTGGCTCAAGTATTTTACTGATGCTATTTTCTCCTATTTTAGATTGGAATGAAATATGGAGGATACTTGGTATTGCTAGTTTAATTATGGGGTTAATTGGATATTCCATCATTCGAATGCTGCCGATTGATTCAACGAAATCTAAAGGGAAAGTCAACAATACGGCTACAATCTACTGGCTCTATTTAGCTTACTTTTTAGAAGGCCTTGGCTATATTATTACAGGTACTTTTATCGTCAATGTTGCCAAAAATTCATCAACGATTCATTTCGATAGTACATTAGTTTGGCTAATTGTTGGTATTGCTGCGATTCCTTCGTGCTTTCTATTAATTCGACTAGCAGAACAGTTTGGTTATTCAAAAGTTTTATCAATAGTACTTTTATTACAATCGATCGGTATTGTTTTACCCGCTTTAAATGTGACAAATTGGAGCTTCATAATTAGTGCCTTTTTATTTGGTTTTACGTTTATGGGGATTACAGCCTTGGCAAACGCCATTGTAAAAAAAATAAATACTTCAGCGATTGGCACATTAACAGCGTTATATGCACTAGGTCAAATAATAGGACCTGCTATAGCAGGGATTTTGCTAGATTCTAAACATTTTAGCAGTGCTTTTTTATTTGCAGGGATTACAGTACTAACTGCAAGTTTGTGTGTCGTCTTTTATTCCATTCGTGAAAGGAGATTTAATTTGAATGTTCGATAATTTAAAATATCCGATTATCCAAGCACCAATGGCTGGTGGTGTTGCAACAGTTGAACTTGCAACTGCCGTTTCACGCAAAGGCGGACTAGGCTTTTTAGCTGCTGGTACAAAAATCCTACCTTAGTTGAGCAGGAAATTTTAGCGTGCACCTCAACAAATCTACAATTCGGCATCAATCTATTTATGCCATGTAGTGATTTAATCCATACATCAATTCATCCATACAAAGAACAATTAGAGCAAGACTTTCGAATACAATTGACAATAGAAGAACCGAAAGATGACTTTTGGCAGGAAAAACTTAAATTAGTGATGAAGTACAAAGTGCCGTATATATCCTTTACTTTTGGCTGTCCATCGAAAGAAATCATCCAACAATTAAAAAATAATGGCAGTAAAATCATTGTTACGGTAACTAATTTATCAGAGGCAACTTTAGCAGAAAAAAACGGTGCAGATGCGATTTGTTTACAAGGGATTGATGCGGGAGGACATAGAGCAACATTTCAAAATTCTGATGAAATAGCTTACCTATCATTAATTAATTTAATCCACACAATTCGTCAAGAAATCTCTATTCCAATTATTGCTGCCGGAGGAATTATTAATGGAAGAGATATTCATCTTGCGTTATGTGCTGGTGCAAATGCGGTTCAACTTGGCACAGCTTTTCTTTGTACTCAAGAAAGTGGCGCAAATACAATATATAAACAGGTTCTTCAATCTGATCTGTTTACAGAAACAATCCTCACCCGAGCCTTTACGGGACGTCTGGCTCGAGGATTAAAAAATGATTTTATATGCAAGTACGATAAATTAGCGCCACCCATCTATCCTACTGTTCACACAATGACTCAGCCTATCCGTGCAGAAGCACTAAATGAAAAAAACCCACAGGCAATGTCGCTCTGGGCAAATACACGTTTTAAAGAAGTAAAAATTGGCACAGTTGATGAAATATTTGATTATCTTATTAGTGAATGGCCGCTTAGTCCGTAATGCAGTGAATAATATTTTGGTTGATTAATTGCCAAATTGTGGTCGTAGAATCAAATGAATAGCTTATAATAGAGGGTAGGTATTTATTTTTTAACCTATCTTTTATATTTAAGGGGGGATTTTATGATTTGGCTTATTTTAGCGGCATTATTTATCTTTTTAGGCTTTGCAATGCAGAAATTGAAATGGTATTTCCTTATTTCGGGCTATAATACAATGTCAAAGGAGCAAAAGGAGAATGTCGATACAGAAGGGCTAGCTCGTCTTATGGCAAAGTTTTCTTATTTCCTAGCGCTCCTCTTTATTTTAATCGGAATTGCTGAATGGCAAAATTATAGTCAACTCATTTTACCGCTAATTCTTGCTTTAATTGCAGCAACAATTATTGTTGTTATAAAGTCGCAAAAGTTTAATCACAATATTCTTGATGAAAAAGGCAAAGTAAAAAAAGGCGCAGGTAAACAAATGAAGCGCCCAATTATTATTCTTGCCATTACGGTCATTGCTGTTGCCGTTATTATGACATTTGCCGTGTCAGAAACAAAAATTATTATGCATGAAAATCAGCTGGAGATTAAAGGAATGTATGGAGATGAATATTCATTCGATAAGATGGAGCAAGTAACATTGCTTCAAGAAATTCCTAATATCGCAATCCGTACAAATGGCTCCTCTGTTGGTTCAAAGCACAAAGGGCATTTTAAGCTGAAGAATGGGGAAAAGGTCAAATTATTTGTTGATAAGCGAAACCCGCCTTTCATTTCCTTTTTCGTTGCTGATCAGCACGTCATTTTCAATTTAGCAACGGCAGAAGAAACGGATGAGCTCTACAAAAAATTAGAGCAAAAAGTAGCACAATAAAGAAGCGTATGACGAACTCATTTCGTCATACGCATTTTTAATTTATTTAATTGCCTGCAACTCCTGTAACTTTACTGCAATTGCTTCAACTAAATTCGTTGTTGTTTTAGGGATAAAGCCTTCAAGTACAGAATTAATCATCATACCCATCATGCCACTAGCTGAAAGATCTAAGCTACCTGAAAGCTTAGCAGCGTCTGTTTTAAAATAGCCATGACCATTAAAGTTATCAGAAAGACCCTTTAATTGGAATTTTATTTCGTTAGGTTTAGCAAGCTCTGTAATATCCACTTGTAGCTTTATCGTCTTTTTTGTAAATCCTAAATCCGCTAAAAAAATCCATGTAAATTGTGAATCACTTTGTGCCTCATGTGCAATATAACCTGGAATTAAGGTAGCCCAATTGTCGTAACTCTTTAAAAAATCCCACGAAACGTCATTAGAAATTGGTAGCTCGACTGTGTGTAATGCTTGTGGCATGAAATTTCCCCCTTAGTAACTTTTAAATGACGAAATGATTACCAAATTAAGTCATTATAATTATTATCTTAAAAAATGAACGATAATTCAATAATTCGTAGTAATTTTCTGTAAAAATCTTAAATTTGCTACTTTATTCGGAAATCTAAATCGTAACAGTAAGTAATAAGTTGAATAAAAATCGAATAATTTAAATAAATATAAAAATTTATAATAATTCGCTTGATTTAATATTTATGCATATGTATAATAAAAAACAACATAAAGGTAACAGGGGTGTGTAAGACATGAAATTGTTAGAAGAGGTTCAATTAAAGCCTGTGACAAGTCTTAAAGGAAAAGACTTACTAACACTGCTTGATTATACAAGTGAAGAAGTAAATGACTTAGTTCAATTAGCAACACAGCTTAAAAAAATTACAAAAGCAGGCAAGTGTCCACGTTTACTTGAAGGTAAAACACTCGGCATGATTTTTGAGAAAAGCTCGACGCGTACACGTGTATCGTTCGAAGTAGGTATGCAACAGCTAGGTGGATACGGTATGTTTATGAATGCCCGTGATATGCAAATTGGTCGAGGTGAGCCAATCTCGGACACAGGGAAGGTTTTATCCGGTTATTTAGATGGGATTATGATTCGTGCGAACTCACACGAAATGGTAGAAGAGTTAGCAGAGCATGCATCAATTCCGATTATTAATGGATTAACGGATATGGATCATCCATGCCAAGCATTAGCTGACCTTGAAACAATCGCTGAAAATAAGGGCGAATTAAAAGGTTTAAAAATTGCATACGTTGGGGATGGCAATAATGTTGCACATGCATTAGTTGTTGCTGCTGCACACGTAGGGATGCATGTTACAGTCGCTACTCCAGAAGGTTATGAATGTGATGATACAATTATTGAAAAAGCACAAGAAATTGGCGCGCGTAATGGTAGCATTGTATATATTACGAATAATCCAATCGAAGCAGTGAAAAATGCGGATGTTATTTATGCAGACGTTTGGACATCAATGGGGCAAGAAGAAGAGACAGAGCAACGTTTAAAAGATTTCGCAGCATATCAAATAAACGACGCATTAGTTGCCCATGCCAAACAAGATTATATGTTCCTACATTGCTTACCAGCACACCGTGAAGAAGAAGTCGCAACATCAGTAATTGATGGACCGAATTCCTATATTTATGAGCAGGCCGAAAATCGCCTACATGCTCAAAAAGCAGTATTAGTTTCATTATTAGGTTAATGAAACGGGTCTTGCAAAGGCGCGGGTCGCATCTTTCATAGACTTTTTGTAACAATGCAATATTTGTAAGCAGGAAGAGCGAACAAATATTGTAGTAGTTCCCTTTGATGAAGAAACAGGAGACGCTGTGCCGCATCATACAACTACAAATGTGATGAATGTAGTCAAGATGGAATACTTCATCACTACATAGAAAAAGCAATCCGGGAGACGCTGGATTGCTTTTTATTTTTTTCTCAAAAACTAAATAAATATAACCCAGTAGCAATGGTGCTACCGGGTTAATTCATTATTCATAATGAACAGCGTAGTCGCTTGATTTAATCCATTTAAACTTCAGCTCGAACAGCTTGATGAAAATTAAATTTAAAATAATAGGTAATGCAATAAATAAGGTTAACGAAAGAGTAATTGATGTAGCATTCCAACCAACTAAATCTAAATATTTTAGTGGTCCTACGAAACCACCAAGCCCAAAGCCAGCACTATAAGGTGTACCTACGATTTCGAAGTAACCACCTAATGCACCCAAAATAGCAGCAGTTAGAATCATCGGAAAAGCAATCGTTGGCTTCATAAAGAAATTACGCATTTGAATTTTCGCTGACACAACGTGTGCAATCGCAGTACCGAAGTTGTTAGCACGATAACTTGCGATACACATCCCAACGCCCGATGCACATACTCCAAGATTTGCAGTACCTGCGCCGATACCAGAAAGCATAATAACGGTTGCTACACCAATCGTAGATATCGGTGAAATAATTAAAATTGAGAATATAACAGCAATAATAGAGCCCATTAAAATTGGTTGTAGTGATGTTGCGTACATGATGACTTCTCCTACCCAACCAGATGCAGAACGTACATAAGGTAAAAGGGCTACACCGATAAGACCTGGAATAAACATTGTTAATGCAGGCATCCCGATAAGTGTAAAATCCTTTAAATGGTTTCCTAAAAACTGAACAAATAGTACAGCAAGTGCTGCTGTAATCCCGATATTAATAACAACCCCAATACCTGCAAGAGTTAATACACCTTCTTGCATCGTATAAACACCACTTCCGATAAAGGAAGCAAGTCCAACACTACATGTTTGAATTGGTGTTAGCTTAAAGCAAATACCCGTCATCACGCCAATAACAAGAGGCAATAAACTCATAGCAACAATTGATGTATCTAAAATAA belongs to Solibacillus sp. FSL R7-0682 and includes:
- a CDS encoding YbfB/YjiJ family MFS transporter, with translation MKIVFGGVLLLAVAMGIGRFAYTPMLPFMQESLNWTNSTAGYIALSNYVGYFIGALLCTFSFFRNKQLSIFIMIWISAISTLLLGFTENIMLIFIGRFVSGLTSAVIFIFTSQIILTYIQSIQKNGYAGYLYSGVGFGIVGSSILLMLFSPILDWNEIWRILGIASLIMGLIGYSIIRMLPIDSTKSKGKVNNTATIYWLYLAYFLEGLGYIITGTFIVNVAKNSSTIHFDSTLVWLIVGIAAIPSCFLLIRLAEQFGYSKVLSIVLLLQSIGIVLPALNVTNWSFIISAFLFGFTFMGITALANAIVKKINTSAIGTLTALYALGQIIGPAIAGILLDSKHFSSAFLFAGITVLTASLCVVFYSIRERRFNLNVR
- a CDS encoding nitronate monooxygenase, which codes for MFDNLKYPIIQAPMAGGVATVELATAVSRKGGLGFLAAGTKILP
- a CDS encoding NAD(P)H-dependent flavin oxidoreductase, whose product is MPCSDLIHTSIHPYKEQLEQDFRIQLTIEEPKDDFWQEKLKLVMKYKVPYISFTFGCPSKEIIQQLKNNGSKIIVTVTNLSEATLAEKNGADAICLQGIDAGGHRATFQNSDEIAYLSLINLIHTIRQEISIPIIAAGGIINGRDIHLALCAGANAVQLGTAFLCTQESGANTIYKQVLQSDLFTETILTRAFTGRLARGLKNDFICKYDKLAPPIYPTVHTMTQPIRAEALNEKNPQAMSLWANTRFKEVKIGTVDEIFDYLISEWPLSP
- a CDS encoding DUF3784 domain-containing protein, with protein sequence MIWLILAALFIFLGFAMQKLKWYFLISGYNTMSKEQKENVDTEGLARLMAKFSYFLALLFILIGIAEWQNYSQLILPLILALIAATIIVVIKSQKFNHNILDEKGKVKKGAGKQMKRPIIILAITVIAVAVIMTFAVSETKIIMHENQLEIKGMYGDEYSFDKMEQVTLLQEIPNIAIRTNGSSVGSKHKGHFKLKNGEKVKLFVDKRNPPFISFFVADQHVIFNLATAEETDELYKKLEQKVAQ
- a CDS encoding CoxG family protein encodes the protein MPQALHTVELPISNDVSWDFLKSYDNWATLIPGYIAHEAQSDSQFTWIFLADLGFTKKTIKLQVDITELAKPNEIKFQLKGLSDNFNGHGYFKTDAAKLSGSLDLSASGMMGMMINSVLEGFIPKTTTNLVEAIAVKLQELQAIK
- the argF gene encoding ornithine carbamoyltransferase, which produces MKLLEEVQLKPVTSLKGKDLLTLLDYTSEEVNDLVQLATQLKKITKAGKCPRLLEGKTLGMIFEKSSTRTRVSFEVGMQQLGGYGMFMNARDMQIGRGEPISDTGKVLSGYLDGIMIRANSHEMVEELAEHASIPIINGLTDMDHPCQALADLETIAENKGELKGLKIAYVGDGNNVAHALVVAAAHVGMHVTVATPEGYECDDTIIEKAQEIGARNGSIVYITNNPIEAVKNADVIYADVWTSMGQEEETEQRLKDFAAYQINDALVAHAKQDYMFLHCLPAHREEEVATSVIDGPNSYIYEQAENRLHAQKAVLVSLLG
- a CDS encoding PTS transporter subunit IIC, with the protein product MKNFINNVLTGMSMGIVVCLIPNALVGEILKLIIPYVPQLQIILDTSIVAMSLLPLVIGVMTGICFKLTPIQTCSVGLASFIGSGVYTMQEGVLTLAGIGVVINIGITAALAVLFVQFLGNHLKDFTLIGMPALTMFIPGLIGVALLPYVRSASGWVGEVIMYATSLQPILMGSIIAVIFSILIISPISTIGVATVIMLSGIGAGTANLGVCASGVGMCIASYRANNFGTAIAHVVSAKIQMRNFFMKPTIAFPMILTAAILGALGGYFEIVGTPYSAGFGLGGFVGPLKYLDLVGWNATSITLSLTLFIALPIILNLIFIKLFELKFKWIKSSDYAVHYE